A single genomic interval of Natronolimnobius sp. AArcel1 harbors:
- a CDS encoding DUF4129 domain-containing protein, with product MSGARQLLFVVGCIVCLLVVASTMPAADPRIDPAGDDETSIAGEWDALDATGINLSEGETDNETDASDDSDTTETDDIEVDGQIEPGNEVMISIDTDGPFNERDIAVNNESIGTTDWGEITTTVPYAEEMTVTVPEDDTSQTFSVETDATISTVNGPAPNSTLDVSVDAGSTSVPNATVFVDGEAAGMTDEDGQTAVQLPETAGPTDIRAERATVSGERTIDVPEPDVSFASPFLFPGSPAPVSVTADGEPVEGATVSLADGGSDTTGADGQARVWLPIDDTATVTATAGAESATATVDDLYLRLAALAILGSGFVIGLFVTYVRIIARRDRDGDTLPPNSGVPDLFVGLADLFGGASSAIKQSGSLVSSAADNLFGLGSRVRRLRLPSLSVLRGRQPGQASRAGGFSFGLPSIGPALVSVGSIFGAFPSLGSLFANSSRREDDGAESSLRSLFGRQTDDSETADGAPVGPEQPALADEPLGPQDPRRDIRATWHVFLDRVGISNRETLTPGQAARYALSVGYPAEQVSRLVRIVRDVEYGSRTASGERVRTARTTTNDLLEYDHEDDETEGDE from the coding sequence GTGAGCGGAGCGCGTCAACTCCTGTTTGTGGTCGGCTGTATCGTCTGCTTACTCGTTGTCGCAAGCACGATGCCCGCGGCCGACCCGCGGATTGATCCGGCAGGCGACGACGAGACATCGATTGCTGGCGAGTGGGACGCGCTTGACGCGACTGGAATCAACCTTAGCGAGGGTGAAACGGACAACGAAACTGACGCCAGCGACGACTCGGATACGACCGAAACAGACGATATCGAGGTCGACGGGCAGATCGAACCCGGTAACGAGGTCATGATCTCGATCGATACCGACGGTCCGTTCAACGAACGCGATATTGCGGTCAACAACGAGTCAATTGGAACGACTGACTGGGGCGAGATCACGACAACCGTGCCGTACGCCGAGGAGATGACTGTCACTGTCCCCGAGGACGATACGTCCCAGACGTTCTCCGTCGAGACGGATGCAACGATCAGCACTGTGAACGGTCCGGCACCGAACTCGACGCTCGATGTTTCGGTGGACGCTGGGTCGACGTCGGTCCCGAACGCCACGGTGTTCGTCGATGGTGAGGCGGCCGGAATGACGGATGAAGACGGCCAGACTGCGGTCCAACTGCCGGAGACGGCCGGTCCGACCGACATCCGCGCCGAGCGCGCGACGGTTTCGGGTGAGCGAACGATCGACGTTCCAGAACCAGACGTCTCGTTCGCGTCGCCGTTTTTGTTCCCGGGTTCGCCGGCACCAGTTTCGGTGACCGCAGATGGCGAGCCAGTTGAGGGGGCAACGGTATCGCTTGCCGACGGCGGATCGGATACAACTGGGGCCGATGGACAGGCACGCGTTTGGTTGCCGATCGACGACACGGCGACTGTAACCGCGACTGCGGGCGCGGAGTCTGCAACCGCAACCGTCGACGACCTCTATCTCCGACTGGCCGCACTCGCCATCCTCGGCTCTGGATTCGTGATCGGGCTGTTTGTCACCTACGTCCGCATTATCGCTCGCCGTGATCGCGATGGTGACACATTGCCGCCTAACTCCGGGGTACCGGACCTGTTCGTCGGTCTCGCAGACCTATTCGGTGGCGCGTCAAGCGCCATCAAGCAGAGTGGGTCGCTCGTCTCGAGTGCCGCCGACAATCTGTTCGGGCTCGGGTCGCGCGTTCGCCGCCTGCGTCTGCCATCACTCTCCGTACTGCGCGGTCGGCAACCCGGGCAGGCCTCGAGGGCGGGAGGATTCAGTTTCGGCCTGCCATCGATTGGCCCCGCACTCGTGTCAGTTGGCTCGATATTCGGTGCGTTCCCGTCGCTTGGCTCGCTATTTGCCAACTCGAGTCGGCGCGAGGACGATGGGGCGGAGTCATCTCTTCGCTCGCTGTTCGGACGACAGACGGACGACAGCGAGACAGCAGACGGTGCACCCGTCGGCCCAGAACAACCTGCGCTCGCGGATGAACCGCTTGGCCCACAGGATCCGCGCCGGGACATTCGAGCGACCTGGCACGTGTTCCTCGATCGGGTTGGCATCTCGAATCGAGAGACGCTAACGCCCGGCCAGGCCGCTAGATACGCCCTCTCGGTTGGTTACCCCGCCGAACAGGTCTCGAGGCTCGTTAGGATCGTTCGCGATGTCGAGTACGGCAGCCGAACGGCATCCGGCGAACGGGTCCGTACTGCGCGTACCACGACGAACGATCTCCTCGAGTACGATCACGAGGACGACGAGACGGAGGGCGACGAATGA